From Phragmites australis chromosome 5, lpPhrAust1.1, whole genome shotgun sequence, a single genomic window includes:
- the LOC133918090 gene encoding peroxidase 31-like, which produces MPIRGLPVLFSTLSFLCGRALLPYMLLPLGLIDSTLCSSLDTRSPIAFASRRVAVGRRPPLQLLLAFLGPVHARLTPGGNPPRTIRTATYQHDISSMRLSLLLLLAAALSAGAARAAPEPVPPAGGKLTPEYYSQSCPRGERIIAEVVQSKQTTNPTTAAAVLRVFFHDCFVSGCDASVLIASNQFAKSEHDAEINHSLPGDAFDAVTRAKLALELECPGVVSCADILALASRVLVTMTGGPRYSVPLGRKDSLSSSPTAPDVELPHTNFTVDRLIQMFGAKGFTVQELVALSGAHTLGFSHCKEFADRLFNFRDKGGKLEPFDPSMNPTYAKGLQVACKDYLNDSTIAAFNDIMTPGKFDNMYFLNLQRGLGLLGTDQELWTDPRTKPFVQLYAANATTFFDDFGRAMEKLSLLGVKTGADGEIRRRCDTYNHGPMPK; this is translated from the exons ATGCCGATACGTGGCCTGCCTGTGCTCTTCTCGACACTCAGTTTCCTGTGCGGCCGTGCCCTACTGCCCTACATGCTGTTGCCGCTCGGACTCATCGACTCGACGCTCTGCTCGAGTCTTGACACTAGGTCGCCGATCGCCTTCGCCTCGCGCCGTGTTGCCGTCGGCCGTCGCCCG CCGCTCCAACTCCTCCTCGCATTTCTTGGACCCGTACACGCGCGCCTCACGCCAGGAGGGAACCCACCAAGAACCATACGCACAGCGACGTACCAACACGACATATCATCCATGCGTCtgtccctcctcctcctcctcgcggcCGCCCTCTCGGCCGGCGCGGCGCGAGCCGCGCCGGAGCCGGTACCTCCCGCGGGAGGGAAGCTGACGCCGGAGTACTACAGCCAGTCGTGCCCGCGCGGGGAGCGGATAATCGCGGAGGTGGTCCAGTCGAAGCAGACGACGAACCCGACGACGGCAGCGGCCGTGCTCCGCGTcttcttccacgactgcttcgtgAGCGGGTGCGACGCGTCGGTGCTGATCGCGTCCAACCAGTTCGCAAAGTCGGAGCACGACGCGGAGATCAACCACTCACTGCCGGGGGACGCCTTCGACGCCGTGACGCGCGCCAAGCTGGCCCTGGAGCTGGAGTGCCCTGGCGTggtctcctgcgccgacatcCTCGCGCTGGCGTCACGCGTGCTGGTCACCATGACCGGCGGGCCCCGGTACTCCGTCCCGCTCGGCCGCAAGGACTCCCTCTCCTCGTCGCCCACCGCCCCCGACGTCGAGCTCCCGCACACCAACTTCACCGTGGACCGCCTCATCCAGATGTTCGGCGCCAAAGGATTCACTGTGCAGGAGCTGGTGGCGCTATCCGGCGCCCACACGCTGGGCTTCTCCCACTGCAAGGAGTTCGCGGACCGGCTGTTCAACTTCCGCGACAAGGGCGGGAAACTGGAGCCGTTCGACCCCAGCATGAACCCGACATACGCCAAGGGGCTGCAGGTCGCGTGCAAGGACTACCTCAACGACAGCACCATCGCGGCGTTCAACGACATCATGACGCCCGGCAAGTTCGACAACATGTACTTCCTAAACCTGCAGCGCGGCCTCGGCCTGCTCGGCACGGACCAGGAGCTGTGGACGGACCCGCGCACCAAGCCCTTCGTGCAGCTCTACGCCGCCAACGCCACCACATTCTTCGACGACTTCGGCCGCGCCATGGAGAAGCTCAGCTTGCTCGGCGTCAAGACTGGCGCCGATGGCGAGATCAGGCGGCGCTGCGACACCTACAACCACGGCCCCATGCCCAAGTGA